The Polaribacter tangerinus genome has a segment encoding these proteins:
- a CDS encoding LIC_10190 family membrane protein produces the protein MLLILLSWFYIFLVCTSFGSIIDFFTQKKALKIEHYFLIGLLFQLLLITSYAIFLPINSLFYIVNSLFTLLLLLINYKRLLFLITLLFKEIASLSIGLKLLLIFIFLTALMQSATIPFMPDNESYYIQTIKWLNEYGLVKGLANLHLFLGQTSGWHILQSAYNFSFLTDSLNDINGFLLVVIFFMSVKSLHHFTVTRKKSNLFLGLLPVFSPFLYRFLNTPSPDLPVFVISYFVFFLFFKLYNAFDKDLYLTFILSIFLLILVKVTVCVLLILPVFIFLKHHKQIGIRLNLVIISFAFIVFISFLLKNYIISGFPLYPLTFSFTDVDWQVPLKVQEHYYSAVRMYSFSIDNQSFFNRLSFFDKFIRWLTLDSFHGLFNKVMVLLLLTSPFFIKKKALFLVILYAAFQFFILFITSPQYRFFFHLIMLLFGIIATRAMYIRYRLVKALLYFSVFCCFLLMLFPINPMQFRNNGQVNNQEEPFHLKSIFKPPNNSRYSFSYKYIKEGNFGYYSPLGKGVYFWYTSNIPLPALNKEQLNFYKEHFFIVPQLRGASLAEGFVSKTIQKPEQ, from the coding sequence ATGCTACTTATATTATTATCGTGGTTTTATATTTTTCTTGTGTGTACTTCTTTTGGATCAATAATTGATTTTTTTACTCAAAAAAAAGCTCTAAAAATTGAACATTATTTTCTAATTGGTCTTTTGTTTCAATTATTACTCATCACTTCCTACGCAATTTTTTTACCAATAAATAGTCTGTTTTATATTGTTAACAGCTTATTTACATTACTTCTTTTGCTAATAAATTATAAAAGATTACTCTTTTTAATTACACTTTTATTTAAGGAAATTGCATCGTTAAGTATAGGGTTAAAGTTATTACTCATTTTTATTTTTCTAACAGCACTAATGCAGTCTGCTACCATTCCTTTTATGCCAGATAATGAGTCTTACTATATTCAAACAATTAAGTGGTTAAATGAATATGGTTTGGTAAAAGGACTAGCTAACCTACATTTATTTCTTGGTCAAACATCCGGATGGCATATATTACAAAGTGCTTACAATTTTAGCTTTTTAACAGACTCTTTAAATGATATTAATGGTTTTTTACTTGTTGTAATTTTTTTTATGAGTGTTAAAAGTTTACATCATTTTACAGTAACTAGAAAAAAAAGCAACCTATTCTTAGGTTTGTTACCAGTTTTCTCACCCTTTCTATATCGATTTTTAAACACTCCTTCACCAGATTTACCAGTTTTTGTAATTTCTTATTTTGTATTTTTTTTATTTTTCAAACTTTACAACGCTTTTGATAAAGACTTATATTTAACTTTTATCTTAAGTATTTTTTTACTCATTCTTGTAAAAGTAACTGTGTGTGTTTTACTTATTTTGCCAGTATTTATCTTTTTAAAGCATCATAAACAAATAGGTATAAGATTAAACTTAGTAATTATCAGCTTTGCATTTATTGTTTTTATTTCTTTTTTGCTAAAAAACTACATCATATCAGGATTCCCTTTATATCCATTAACTTTCAGCTTTACAGATGTAGATTGGCAAGTACCTTTAAAAGTTCAAGAACATTATTATAGTGCTGTAAGAATGTATTCATTTTCTATTGATAATCAGTCTTTTTTCAATAGATTAAGTTTTTTCGATAAATTTATAAGGTGGCTTACTTTAGATAGTTTTCATGGATTATTTAATAAAGTTATGGTGCTATTACTTTTAACATCTCCTTTTTTTATCAAGAAAAAAGCTCTATTTCTGGTGATTTTATATGCTGCATTTCAGTTTTTTATACTTTTTATCACTTCTCCACAATACCGCTTCTTCTTCCATTTGATAATGTTGTTGTTTGGCATAATTGCAACTAGGGCAATGTATATACGTTATAGGCTTGTAAAAGCTCTACTTTATTTTTCGGTGTTTTGCTGTTTCCTTTTGATGTTATTTCCAATAAACCCAATGCAGTTCCGTAATAATGGTCAGGTAAATAATCAAGAAGAACCATTTCATTTAAAAAGTATTTTCAAGCCACCTAACAACAGTAGATATTCCTTTTCATACAAATATATAAAAGAAGGTAATTTTGGCTATTACTCTCCGCTAGGCAAAGGGGTATATTTTTGGTACACCTCAAATATACCTTTGCCAGCGCTAAATAAAGAGCAGTTGAACTTCTACAAAGAACATTTTTTTATAGTACCTCAGTTAAGGGGAGCTTCTTTAGCAGAAGGATTTGTATCGAAAACTATTCAAAAACCTGAGCAGTAA